The Kluyveromyces lactis strain NRRL Y-1140 chromosome D complete sequence genome has a window encoding:
- the BAR1 gene encoding aspartyl protease BAR1 (some similarities with uniprot|P12630 Saccharomyces cerevisiae YIL015W BAR1 Aspartyl protease secreted into the periplasmic space of mating type a cells, cleaves and inactivates alpha factor allowing cells to recover from alpha-factor-induced cell cycle arrest and to YLR121C uniprot|Q12303 Saccharomyces cerevisiae YLR121C YPS3 Aspartic protease, attached to the plasma membrane via a glycosylphosphatidylinositol (GPI) anchor and to YLR120C uniprot|P32329 Saccharomyces cerevisiae YLR120C YPS1 Aspartic protease, attached to the plasma membrane via a glycosylphosphatidylinositol (GPI) anchor and to YDR144C uniprot|P53379 Saccharomyces cerevisiae YDR144C MKC7 GPI-anchored aspartyl protease (yapsin) involved in protein processing; shares functions with Yap3p and Kex2p and to YIR039C uniprot|P40583 Saccharomyces cerevisiae YIR039C YPS6 Putative GPI-anchored aspartic protease) has protein sequence MILPSLTILCLLTSLINCRQIEFDHDSKVIQLQLLKPADRSLQKRSKSFESKLNPQDYFYTVELGVGTPSQKINCIFDTGSSDLWVPAKSNPFCLGNKLDTNGTNEFHGTEITPILDCDKIGVFDPGSSYSLSATGYNFSTQYFDGSYSDGFWVVDDISIADQQVPDLQFAVANISSAPSGVLGVGLPRLEAVRGYDGAPNANYDNFPQTLKSNRLINRVLYSLYFDSGDLESGTVLFGGIDEKKYDGVLYTLPLVNIYEQIDEPAAFDITLQGLGIRSESNCKDTVIAHKKAPALLDSGSTIMGAPQEALESIAQELGAAFSESDGLYVLDCPASNDDRTFYFDFGELKLKVPIHDLLYLPESGQNYCGLAIIASGEEWILGDLVLKSAYVVYDLDNLEISIAQVKTTSGSRIQTVSATGSLPQTRKSNSTPWSLSGSTNSSTDSVFDKPLPKKCQKSPSKTCPAKKKGNKREVLINIHDNLIMLENSGSSSLRPSYLLCALLVLFHSLL, from the coding sequence ATGATTTTACCTTCTCTCACAATTCTATGTTTACTGACATCTTTAATAAACTGTCGTCAAATAGAGTTCGATCATGATTCAAAAGTCATTCAGCTGCAACTACTTAAACCAGCTGATAGAAGTCTACAGAAAAGATCtaaaagttttgaaagtaaACTAAATCCACAGGACTACTTTTATACCGTTGAACTTGGTGTAGGTACACCATCGCAGAAAATAAATTGTATATTCGATACTGGATCGTCAGATTTATGGGTACCGGCTAAGAGTAATCCATTCTGTCTAGGAAACAAGCTAGATACAAATGGTACTAATGAATTCCATGGCACAGAAATAACACCAATACTGGATTGCGATAAGATTGGCGTTTTCGACCCAGGTTCGTCCTACAGTCTGAGTGCAACTGGGTATAATTTCTCCACTCAGTACTTTGACGGCAGCTATTCAGATGGGTTTTGGGTCGTCgatgatatttcaattgCCGACCAGCAGGTCCCAGATCTGCAATTTGCAGTTGCTAATATATCAAGTGCTCCATCAGGTGTACTAGGTGTGGGACTTCCTAGACTGGAAGCAGTTCGTGGATACGATGGAGCCCCCAATGCGAATTACGATAACTTTCCGCAGACACTGAAAAGTAATAGATTGATCAATAGGGTGTTGTACTCGTTGTATTTCGATAGTGGAGACCTAGAAAGTGGAACAGTGCTCTTCGGAGGTATCGATGAGAAAAAATACGATGGTGTGCTGTATACTTTGCCATTAGTCAATATATATGAACAGATTGATGAACCCGCTGCTTTTGATATCACTTTACAAGGACTTGGAATAAGAAGTGAATCGAATTGTAAAGATACTGTCATCGCGCATAAAAAGGCCCCAGCACTACTTGATTCTGGTAGTACAATCATGGGAGCTCCTCAAGAGGCACTAGAAAGTATTGCCCAAGAACTGGGCGCTGCATTCTCGGAAAGCGACGGGTTGTATGTGTTAGATTGCCCAGCATCCAATGATGATCGCACATTTTATTTCGATTTCGGTGAATTGAAACTGAAAGTGCCAATACATGACCTCTTATATCTACCTGAATCCGGTCAGAATTATTGTGGGTTGGCAATAATTGCGAGTGGCGAAGAGTGGATCCTGGGGGATCTTGTTTTGAAAAGCGCATATGTAGTATATGACCTTGATAACTTGGAGATCTCTATTGCCCAGGTAAAAACCACGAGCGGGTCAAGAATACAAACAGTAAGTGCAACAGGCTCTCTGCCTCAAACTAGAAAATCAAATTCTACCCCCTGGAGTCTGTCTGGCAGTACCAACTCAAGTACAGACTCTGTATTTGATAAGCCTTTACCTaagaaatgtcaaaaaTCACCCTCTAAGACATGTCcggcaaagaaaaaaggaaataaaaGAGAAGTCTTAATCAATATACATGACAATCTAATTATGCTTGAAAACTCTGGTTCTTCTAGTTTAAGACCATCCTATCTGCTTTGCGCATTGTTAGTACTCTTCCATTCTCTCCTATGA
- the SNL1 gene encoding Snl1p (weakly similar to YIL016w) has protein sequence MMKSFTRSSNLTRQSCEVRQDSVVSHQLVDSFPVAMDKLQEYAHACLVDLRRIHSLEDAYQSMTVRVSGIMIVTALVLWISSGTTKKPRGKKSRKSKKGKHAAKKSQKEIEKEKLKNMSEEETIKYVLDKFTNEYEEGLHKLLENYDSTSETMQYQRNFYNEMLLHLLLDLDGVHLGNLEGEKKEQVRLQRKAAIKKIQLELKKLDKL, from the coding sequence ATGATGAAAAGTTTCACGAGATCAAGCAACTTGACAAGACAAAGCTGCGAAGTCAGACAGGACTCTGTGGTATCTCATCAATTGGTAGATAGTTTCCCAGTGGCCATGGATAAATTACAAGAATACGCACATGCGTGCTTGGTTGATTTGAGAAGAATACATTCTCTGGAAGATGCCTACCAATCAATGACAGTTAGAGTGTCCGGTATAATGATAGTGACAGCATTAGTGCTATGGATCTCTAGTGGTACGACCAAAAAACCTCGTGGGAAGAAGTCTAGAAAGTCTAAGAAGGGAAAACATGCTGCTAAGAAGAGCCAAAAAGAGATTGAGAAggagaagttgaagaacatgtctgaagaagaaaccatcAAATACGTTCTCGATAAATTTACCAACGAATACGAAGAAGGCTTGCATAAGTTGTTGGAAAATTACGATTCTACGTCTGAAACCATGCAGTACCAACGTAATTTCTACAATGAAATGCTTTTACACCTTCTATTGGATTTAGATGGTGTTCATCTCGGTAACTTGGAaggtgaaaagaaggaacaGGTGCGTTTGCAAAGAAAGGCTGCTATTAAAAAGATCCAAttagaattgaagaagttggaTAAGCTGTAA
- the VID28 gene encoding glucose-induced degradation complex subunit VID28 (weakly similar to uniprot|P40547 Saccharomyces cerevisiae YIL017C VID28 Vacuole import and degradation), producing the protein MVTQQRQRVTKQVLLELRKGLIGDQSAKFNFYKDHRDLFDAIIDYKHYLSLKLDVLLILSHLDKGSCRELGKYGTEIFVRVLEMQIPNDSMIEDIAKYVKLRRICVENCTEAETNEQFFFQEFYYVEPLSFFKLAAERLIRTDESIYREIVLEYMTYLSTLPFVMTSQDLVLILRDVFNFYVDKYVPKVNFKYAMVTSAKESYDMDYDVFYDPNNTGAQLMNKSRGSAGSEQKIQPFESLPQCLHISDLFDVQLIFVISNLLTVLQSNGGNQFSFLADMKVNVFYASLLRHPDIRLKTSALSFFYCQLGDSWYSENRSDFGSNTDSNLPFPIKLWLPTLISTLNEPELPIFFSPLEILCSLATEFTVAHKPENVVIDTFFDSNLLNGMIDTFLRLLSLEKQDTNKLQLLSDYLKFFSEIIGKDERCRLLFLENIAVLQYMENAFSSHLLILNNFREDWTQLRNMAPLPPLFDSELVTNWAKCLKACSRSVGVLRTSLKRNKLADYTLKLAREIYEIVSMTYDGGIPHLLCQELILLGELLGAMSNFVVEFSSLRTLMKKNGIIALIKHIFTNPIFNSEYLDRALMPEFAKGNPIIVFHNEASVYSEITVIQTNSLWVLRHLIYNSETCDKLELLSQIDLESILQFVHSAEPSVLNQCFQLLRNLTCNSRKVINMILDSFKHTDMLANTNNGSGEVSGRDESCTQGNQFLRFLALKLKTVLHDDSYYSDNKIAEALLYIVVNFTAINENKRNLVISQDELLDIVKEYILMAKGDEITKACLWIITNLIWDSSIQHVPYNNSLPENGNPHFDTDWALQEGSSSALEDRNDDPLVRMPLNARASNMSSEEEEVPEQEEREGDFDEEEQSNDEEEDSTDPHKDFIRPATTTGNISALSPAIIRFKKLDKLGFNDAVKKILDWNGDLDVKERAKTLLYQMETFRKTTIPPHA; encoded by the coding sequence ATGGTTACTCAGCAACGTCAGAGAGTCACGAAGCAGGTGCTTTTGGAGCTTCGCAAGGGCCTCATCGGTGACCAAAGTGCCAAATTCAACTTCTACAAAGATCACAGGGACTTGTTTGATGCTATCATAGACTACAAACACTATCTTTCCTTAAAATTGGATGTCTTATTGATTCTATCTCACTTAGACAAGGGCAGCTGCAGGGAGCTTGGAAAATATGGAACGGAGATCTTTGTTAGGGTATTAGAGATGCAGATTCCAAATGACTCCATGATTGAGGATATTGCTAAGTATGTCAAGCTAAGGAGAATCTGTGTAGAGAACTGCACGGAGGCGGAAACAAATGAGcagttcttcttccaagaattcTATTATGTGGAACCTTTGAGTTTCTTTAAGCTTGCAGCTGAGCGTCTCATACGGACCGATGAATCTATATACAGAGAAATCGTATTGGAATATATGACATACTTATCCACATTGCCATTTGTAATGACAAGTCAGGACCTAGTGCTGATTTTGAGGGATGTGTTTAATTTCTATGTGGATAAATATGTGCCCAAAgtcaatttcaaatacgCTATGGTTACTTCAGCCAAGGAGTCATATGACATGGACTATGATGTGTTCTACGATCCTAACAACACCGGTGCGCAGCTCATGAATAAGAGCAGGGGCTCAGCGGGAAGTGAACAAAAGATTCAACCATTTGAATCCCTACCGCAATGCTTGCATATTAGCGACCTTTTTGACgttcaattgatttttgTGATATCAAACTTGTTAACAGTATTGCAATCGAATGGTGGAAACCAGTTCTCTTTCTTGGCGGATATGAAGGTCAATGTGTTCTATGCTTCATTATTAAGACACCCTGATATAAGATTGAAAACGTCGGCTTTATCATTCTTCTATTGTCAACTTGGAGATTCTTGGTACTCGGAAAATAGAAGTGATTTCGGCTCAAATACGGATAGCAACTTGCCCTTCCCGATAAAACTATGGTTACCTACTCTCATATCGACTTTGAATGAACCTGAGCTACCAATATTTTTCTCCCCTTTAGAAATCCTTTGTTCTCTAGCAACAGAGTTCACTGTCGCACATAAACCGGAAAATGTTGTGATTGACACATTTTTCGATTCGAATCTATTGAATGGTATGATAGACACTTTTTTAAGACTATTGAGCCTGGAGAAACAAGACACCaacaaacttcaactgCTTTCTGATTATCTAAAGTTCTTTTCTGAAATTATAGGTAAGGATGAAAGGTGTAGGCTATTGTTTTTGGAGAACATCGCGGTTTTACAATATATGGAGAACGCATTCAGTTCACACTTGCTaatcttgaacaatttccGTGAGGATTGGACACAATTGAGGAACATGGCACCCTTACCACCGCtttttgattctgaatTAGTTACTAATTGGGCAAAGTGCTTGAAGGCTTGCTCCAGAAGTGTGGGAGTTTTAAGGACATCGTTGAAGAGAAATAAGCTAGCAGATTATACTCTAAAATTAGCAAGAGAGATTTATGAAATCGTTTCAATGACGTATGATGGTGGAATTCCGCACCTCTTATGCCAAGAGCTAATATTACTAGGCGAATTGTTAGGAGCAATGTCAAACTTTGTTGTCgaattttcttctttaagAACGCTCATGAAAAAGAACGGAATCATTGCATTGATTAAACACATTTTTACCAACCCTATATTCAACTCTGAGTATTTAGATCGTGCCCTGATGCCAGAATTTGCAAAGGGGAATCCGATTATAGTATTCCATAACGAGGCAAGCGTCTATTCCGAAATTACGGTCATCCAGACGAACTCCCTTTGGGTCTTGAGGCATTTGATATACAATTCAGAGACATGCGACAAACTAGAATTGTTATCTCAGATTGACTTAGAATCAATCCTACAATTTGTGCATTCCGCTGAGCCCAGCGTACTAAATCAATGTTTCCAATTGTTGAGAAATTTGACATGTAATTCGAGGAAGGTGATCAACATGATATTAGATTCCTTCAAACATACAGATATGCTCGCGAACACAAATAACGGCAGTGGAGAAGTCAGTGGAAGAGATGAATCATGTACTCAGGGAAACCAGTTCCTAAGGTTTTTagctttgaaattgaaaactgtATTGCATGATGACAGTTATTACAGTGACAATAAGATCGCTGAAGCACTACTCTATATAGTGGTCAATTTCACCGCtataaatgaaaacaaGAGAAACCTGGTTATTTCCCAGGATGAACTACTAGATATCGTGAAAGAATATATCTTAATGGCCAAGGGAGATGAAATTACTAAAGCGTGTCTTTGGATAATCACGAATCTAATATGGGACTCCTCCATCCAGCACGTCCCTTACAATAATTCTCTACCAGAAAACGGAAACCCGCACTTCGACACGGACTGGGCCCTTCAAGAAGGTAGCAGCTCAGCTCTCGAAGACAGAAACGATGATCCTCTCGTTAGAATGCCATTAAATGCACGAGCATCAAACATGtcttcagaagaagaagaagtccCAGAACAAGAAGAGCGAGAAGGTGATTTCGACGAAGAGGAGCAAAGtaatgacgaagaagaggaCTCAACTGATCCTCATAAAGATTTCATCCGCCCAGCAACTACCACTGGAAACATTTCGGCTTTAAGTCCAGCAATCATAAGGTTCAAAAAGCTCGATAAGCTAGGTTTCAATGACGCAGTAAAGAAAATCTTGGATTGGAACGGCGATTTAGACGTAAAGGAACGTGCTAAGACCCTACTATACCAAATGGAAACGTTCAGGAAGACCACTATTCCACCACATGCATGA
- the MET10 gene encoding sulfite reductase subunit alpha (similar to uniprot|P39692 Saccharomyces cerevisiae YFR030W MET10 Subunit alpha of assimilatory sulfite reductase which is responsible for the conversion of sulfite into sulfide), which yields MSLSYVTNPFGLPTESTQLPTFTTPVNAINSVLFRNLKSIFSYKTFSDPDLLDASIKKLAERENGLFFKELDVRSGAGLTTLGFAKGSSDLAGIITPGYALPYFVSSFKQEIDTQSKFVFSVGSLDYDEASGSIINDYLTPLKAAKDLGFPVITPLQISEVKATTLLTLALAKYGSGLGAVQLFDGAQYARTVTRVEDKMQDRFIESLNLADDSTFDQILDAFNENSPERLHNFQYYGNESAETIFITYGSLETELFASLLNQSGSKVGVLAVRIPLPFDTEKFVSLIPTTVKKIVVIGQSLTGQSPSWLRSQVSGALFFHNKRTLTIAEYIYQPNFVWSPKAVKQIVTSFIPSFELEISSNSQNFIYWTTDNSNNLDLAARLVQGLSLIDNVDISLRTKFDNIGNAGTFQAQFTSHPSKSKSVVSNIDSADVIVVEDISILNAYDVASTVKQEGSIIVLVKSSLVDKDLKDKKFYTDELKINEAFLTTVAEKKINVTLIDVETIGDREETKGRTLSFVTQAVFWSAATNDDKQSIIRRIWNSAGPDIELLAAVLSDTISTALETGVKAIPNEVYATFIEDKAKGEEVKEEEIHQLPTFVTETSFSANQRFTEEVPETEIAKIAEISKKLTFQEAYGVSQQLRPDLPVNNYVVKVKENRRVTPDDYDRYIFHIEFDISGTGMTYDIGEALGVHAKNNLENVQKFLQYYGLNESDIVQVPNKDDHHYLESRTVLQAFVENLDIFGKPPKRFYESLIDFCTDDKEKSKLENLVSAAGATELKRLQDVEYYTYADIFELFPSARPSVEDLVKIIAPLKRREYSIASSQRIHPNEVHLLIVVVDWIDNKGRKRYGQASKFISDLAIGSELVVSVKPSVMKLPPSPKQPVIMSGLGTGLAPFKAIVEEKLWQRQQGYEIGEVYLYLGSRHKREEYLYGELWEAYKDAGIITHIGAAFSRDQPEKIYIQDRIKENLPELKTAMIDNEGSFYLCGPTWPVPDITQALQDIIAADAKEKGINVDLDAAIEDLKETSRYILEVY from the coding sequence ATGTCTTTATCATATGTGACCAATCCATTTGGTCTTCCAACTGAGAGCACTCAGTTGCCAACTTTCACAACACCAGTGAATGCAATTAACTCTGTGTTGTTCAGAAATCTGAAGAGTATTTTCAGTTACAAAACATTCTCAGACCCTGATTTATTGGATGCttctatcaaaaagttAGCTGAAAGAGAGAACGGTTTGTTCTTTAAGGAATTGGACGTAAGATCAGGTGCAGGCTTGACTACTTTGGGTTTTGCTAAGGGTTCTTCCGACCTTGCTGGTATTATCACTCCAGGTTATGCTTTGCCTTATTTCGTCAGCAGtttcaaacaagaaatcGACACCCAGTCGAAATTCGTCTTTAGCGTTGGTTCGTTGGATTATGATGAGGCTTCTGGTTCTATAATCAACGATTATTTGACTCCTTTGAAAGCTGCAAAGGATTTGGGGTTCCCTGTCATTACACCATTGCAAATCTCCGAAGTTAAAGCTACCACGTTATTGACCTTGGCATTGGCTAAATACGGTTCAGGTTTGGGTGCAGTTCAGTTATTTGATGGTGCCCAATATGCGAGAACTGTCACTAGAGTGGAAGATAAGATGCAAGATAGATTTATTGAATCGTTGAATTTAGCTGACGATTCTACTTTTGATCAGATCTTGGATGCTTTCAATGAGAACTCCCCGGAGAGACTGCACAACTTCCAATATTACGGTAATGAGTCTGCTGAAACTATTTTCATTACTTATGGTTCTTTGGAGACCGAACTTTTTGCTTCTCTATTGAATCAAAGTGGCTCTAAGGTCGGCGTACTTGCTGTTAGAATCCCATTGCCATTTGACACTGAgaaatttgtttctttgattccTACTACTGTTAAGAAAATTGTCGTAATTGGCCAATCTCTAACTGGCCAGTCTCCATCCTGGTTGAGATCTCAGGTTTCAGGTGCGTTATTCTTCCACAACAAGAGAACTTTAACCATTGCCGAGTACATCTATCAGCCAAACTTTGTTTGGTCCCCAAAGGCTGTTAAGCAAATTGTTACTAGTTTCATCCCAAGTTTCGAATTGGAGATATCAAGTAATTCCCAAAACTTCATTTACTGGACCACTGACAACAGTAATAATTTGGATTTGGCTGCTAGATTAGTACAAGGTCTATCATTGATCGATAATGTTGATATTTCCTTGAGAACGAAATTTGACAACATTGGGAATGCAGGTACCTTCCAAGCACAGTTCACTTCGCATCCATCAAAGTCGAAAAGTGTTGTTTCTAATATCGACTCTGCCGATGTGATTGTTGTCGAAGACATTTCCATTTTAAATGCTTATGACGTAGCTTCCACTGTGAAGCAAGAAGGTTCCATCATTGTATTGGTGAAGAGCTCTTTGGTTGATAAGGATTTAAAGGATAAGAAGTTCTACactgatgaattgaaaattaaCGAAGCATTTTTAACCACTGttgctgaaaagaagatcaatgTTACATTGATCGACGTTGAAACAATTGGTGACAGAGAGGAAACTAAAGGTCGTACTTTGTCCTTCGTCACTCAAGCTGTCTTCTGGAGTGCTGCAACTAACGATGACAAACAGAGCATCATTCGTCGTATCTGGAACTCAGCAGGTCCTGATATCGAATTACTTGCTGCTGTGTTGTCTGATACCATTAGTACTGCCCTTGAAACTGGCGTGAAGGCCATTCCAAATGAAGTTTACGCTAcattcattgaagataaaGCTAAGGGTGAAGAAgtaaaagaagaagaaatccaTCAGTTACCAACTTTTGTCACTGAAACCTCATTCTCTGCAAACCAGAGATTTACCGAAGAAGTACCAGAGACTGAAATTGCTAAGATCGCtgaaatttcaaagaagttgacTTTCCAAGAAGCTTACGGAGTGTCACAACAATTGAGGCCTGATTTGCCCGTTAACAATTATGTCGTTAAAGTTAAGGAGAACAGACGTGTCACTCCAGATGACTATGATAGATACATTTTCCATATTGAGTTTGACATTTCTGGGACAGGAATGACTTACGATATTGGTGAAGCATTGGGTGTTCATGCAAAAAACAACTTGGAGAATGTGCAAAAATTCTTGCAGTACTATGGTTTGAATGAAAGTGACATTGTTCAGGTACCAAATAAGGATGACCATCACTACTTAGAGTCAAGAACCGTTTTGCAAGCCTTCGTCGAAaatcttgatattttcgGTAAACCACCAAAGCGCTTCTACGAGAGTTTGATCGATTTTTGTACTGACGACAAAGAGAAGAGTAAGCTAGAAAACTTAGTTTCTGCTGCCGGTGCTACTGAATTAAAACGCTTACAAGATGTCGAGTACTATACTTATGCCGATATCTTCGAGTTATTCCCATCAGCCAGACCATCGGTTGAAGATCTTGTGAAAATAATTGCCCCattgaagagaagagaaTACTCTATCGCATCTTCTCAAAGAATCCACCCTAACGAAGTCCATTTATTGATTGTCGTTGTGGACTGGATTGATAATAAGGGAAGAAAGAGATATGGTCAAGCTTCAAAATTCATTTCTGATTTAGCTATCGGTTCTGAACTTGTTGTATCTGTGAAACCAAGTGTTATGAAGTTGCCACCATCTCCAAAGCAACCAGTTATTATGAGTGGTTTAGGTACTGGTTTAGCACCTTTCAAGGCTATCgtagaagaaaaattgtgGCAAAGACAACAAGGTTATGAAATCGGTGAAGTCTATTTGTATTTGGGTTCTAGACACAAGAGAGAAGAATATTTATACGGTGAATTATGGGAAGCTTATAAGGATGCTGGAATTATCACTCACATCGGTGCCGCTTTCTCCAGAGATCAACCTGAAAAGATTTACATCCAAGATCGtatcaaagaaaacttgCCAGAGTTGAAGACTGCAATGATTGACAATGAAGGTTCCTTCTACTTATGTGGTCCAACGTGGCCTGTTCCTGATATCACTCAAGCTCTACAAGATATTATTGCTGCAGATGCGAAGGAGAAGGGCATCAACGTTGACTTGGATGCTGCCATTGAAGACTTAAAGGAAACTTCTAGATATATCCTAGAAGTTTACTGA